The proteins below come from a single bacterium genomic window:
- the lpdA gene encoding dihydrolipoyl dehydrogenase produces the protein MKSFDLIVIGSGPGGYVAAIRGSQLGMSVGLVEEDALGGVCLNWGCIPTKAILSAAEQYAAVKKGVPGLIVDGLRADYGAVIDASRKVAGRLSKGVGSLMKKNKIEVVKGRGSLAGSGQVVVRNGDSEEILTGKNIILATGSTEWVFPGVEVDGQRVLTSREALETRELPESMVVIGGGAVGLEFAYSYGSYGTEITLIEMQDQVLPGMDRETADALAQSFTRRGAKLMLGTAYKGLEVNGSGVVVTAEGEKGEIEIQADRVLFAVGRRALTAGIGLEEAGVTLEKGFVKVGPDFRTSADGVWAIGDCNGPPLLAHAASHEGIAAVEFMAGERKAGIDPLRIPACIYSQPQVASVGMNEEQARAAGHDVRVGKVPFLASGKAVGTGHTEGFAKIVSDAQYGELLGCQIIGHGATEMINEFTAAMTAEATIHELAETSHAHPTLSEILMEAALAADGRAINF, from the coding sequence GTGAAATCGTTCGATCTCATCGTTATCGGGTCTGGCCCCGGTGGCTACGTTGCCGCCATTCGCGGCTCCCAGCTGGGGATGTCCGTTGGGCTCGTCGAGGAAGACGCTCTCGGCGGTGTGTGCCTCAACTGGGGCTGCATCCCGACCAAGGCGATTCTCAGCGCAGCCGAGCAATACGCGGCCGTCAAGAAGGGCGTACCCGGTTTGATCGTCGACGGACTGCGCGCGGACTACGGTGCGGTGATCGACGCGAGTCGCAAGGTCGCGGGACGTCTGAGCAAAGGCGTCGGCAGCCTGATGAAAAAGAACAAGATCGAAGTCGTCAAAGGTCGCGGTAGTCTGGCCGGTTCCGGACAGGTCGTCGTCCGAAACGGGGACAGCGAAGAGATCCTGACCGGCAAGAACATCATCCTGGCCACGGGCTCGACGGAGTGGGTATTCCCCGGAGTCGAGGTCGACGGCCAACGCGTCCTTACGAGCCGCGAAGCGTTGGAGACGCGCGAGCTTCCCGAGTCGATGGTCGTGATCGGGGGCGGTGCCGTCGGTCTCGAGTTCGCGTACTCCTACGGAAGCTACGGCACCGAGATCACCTTGATCGAGATGCAGGACCAGGTCCTGCCGGGCATGGATCGGGAAACCGCGGATGCCCTCGCGCAGAGCTTCACCCGCAGGGGCGCCAAGCTCATGCTCGGCACCGCGTACAAGGGTCTCGAGGTCAACGGAAGCGGTGTGGTCGTGACCGCCGAAGGTGAAAAGGGCGAGATCGAGATTCAGGCGGATCGCGTGCTATTCGCGGTCGGTCGACGCGCGCTGACCGCAGGGATCGGACTGGAGGAAGCTGGCGTCACACTCGAGAAGGGCTTTGTGAAGGTCGGTCCCGACTTTCGCACCTCGGCGGATGGCGTGTGGGCGATCGGGGACTGCAACGGTCCACCACTGCTCGCACATGCGGCTTCGCACGAGGGGATCGCCGCGGTCGAATTCATGGCCGGGGAACGCAAGGCGGGCATCGATCCGCTGCGAATTCCGGCGTGTATCTACAGTCAGCCACAGGTGGCCTCTGTGGGTATGAATGAAGAACAGGCGCGCGCGGCCGGGCATGACGTGCGCGTGGGCAAGGTCCCGTTCCTCGCGTCGGGCAAGGCGGTGGGCACCGGTCACACCGAGGGCTTCGCGAAGATCGTCAGCGATGCACAGTACGGTGAACTGCTCGGCTGCCAGATCATCGGGCACGGTGCTACGGAGATGATCAACGAGTTTACTGCGGCCATGACCGCCGAGGCGACGATTCATGAACTGGCTGAAACCAGTCACGCCCATCCGACCCTGTCGGAGATCCTGATGGAGGCGGCGCTCGCGGCAGACGGGCGCGCCATCAACTTCTGA
- a CDS encoding NADH-quinone oxidoreductase subunit B, translating into MGEKREILRQGDDSFLTTTVDSVINWARKYSFFLYPFVTACCGMEFMSVAGPRYDLDRFGAALPRFSPRQADLMMVVGTISHRQAPILKKVYDQMAEPKWVVAFGACTCSGGPYNNYSTVQGIDTIIPVDIYIPGCPPRPEAVLDGLMKLQARVQKTPGWNQPHHKESDELLLPIVEKPVA; encoded by the coding sequence ATGGGTGAAAAGCGCGAAATCCTGAGGCAGGGCGACGATTCCTTCTTGACCACGACGGTGGACTCGGTGATCAACTGGGCCCGGAAATACTCCTTCTTTCTGTATCCGTTCGTCACGGCCTGTTGCGGCATGGAGTTCATGTCGGTCGCAGGTCCCCGCTACGATTTGGACCGCTTCGGAGCCGCGCTGCCCCGCTTCTCGCCCCGTCAGGCCGATCTGATGATGGTGGTAGGCACCATTTCCCACCGCCAGGCGCCCATCCTCAAGAAGGTCTACGACCAGATGGCCGAGCCCAAGTGGGTCGTGGCCTTTGGCGCGTGTACGTGTTCGGGCGGACCGTACAACAACTACTCCACGGTTCAGGGAATCGACACGATCATTCCGGTCGATATCTACATTCCCGGCTGCCCGCCCCGACCCGAAGCGGTACTCGACGGGCTGATGAAGCTGCAGGCCAGGGTCCAGAAGACGCCTGGGTGGAACCAGCCGCACCACAAGGAGTCCGATGAACTCCTTCTGCCAATCGTCGAAAAGCCTGTAGCCTGA
- a CDS encoding 2-oxo acid dehydrogenase subunit E2, whose protein sequence is MSVTVTMPQMGESVVEGTLEHWLVQEGEKVEKDQTICEITTDKVDAEVPAPEAGVVTRLLVSEGDVVEVGAELAEIDPDAEATVSGGAKSGSATPTTDRPAMAPTGDSSVRATPLARRIAEDKGINLGTTEGSGAGGLVTKADLSGTPVRATAPGKKSATSPAVSAPPGSVLEFLAKMKVPTHRVREDERVVPFSSIRRRIAEHMVVSKIVSPHVGTVAELDLFKLVQLRDGLKNSFKAERGFSLTFLPFIVQATVRALKDYPVLNATVVGDTLVERNGIHVGVAVETERGLLVPVIRDADRLSLVGIAERIEELAQSARKKTIGADDLQGGTFTVSNPGRQGNLYGFAVINQPQVGILRMGEIRKTPVVVEHDGADTIAIRPMMHLALSYDHRVVDGVTGNGFLFAVGRYLEAAEFEV, encoded by the coding sequence ATGTCGGTGACTGTGACGATGCCCCAGATGGGTGAGAGCGTGGTCGAGGGAACCCTCGAGCACTGGCTGGTCCAGGAGGGTGAGAAGGTCGAGAAGGACCAGACCATCTGCGAGATCACGACCGACAAGGTCGACGCGGAAGTACCGGCTCCCGAGGCCGGTGTCGTGACGCGTCTGCTCGTTTCCGAAGGCGATGTCGTCGAGGTCGGTGCAGAACTGGCCGAGATCGATCCGGATGCAGAGGCCACGGTCAGTGGGGGCGCGAAGTCTGGGAGTGCGACGCCAACGACAGATAGGCCGGCGATGGCTCCGACCGGCGACTCGAGCGTGCGCGCCACACCGCTGGCGCGACGTATCGCCGAAGACAAGGGAATCAACCTGGGTACCACTGAAGGCAGTGGTGCCGGAGGTCTTGTGACCAAGGCCGACTTGAGTGGAACCCCGGTCCGGGCGACGGCTCCCGGAAAGAAATCCGCGACCAGCCCGGCGGTGAGCGCGCCGCCGGGTAGCGTGCTCGAGTTCCTGGCGAAGATGAAGGTGCCCACTCATCGGGTGCGCGAGGACGAGCGCGTCGTGCCGTTTTCGAGTATTCGCCGGCGCATTGCCGAGCACATGGTCGTCAGCAAGATCGTTTCACCGCACGTCGGAACGGTCGCCGAACTCGATCTGTTCAAACTGGTTCAGCTTCGCGACGGCCTCAAGAACTCGTTCAAGGCGGAGCGCGGCTTTAGTCTGACCTTCCTGCCCTTCATCGTGCAGGCGACGGTGCGGGCCCTGAAGGACTATCCCGTCTTGAATGCCACGGTCGTCGGCGACACCCTGGTCGAGCGAAACGGCATTCACGTGGGCGTGGCTGTCGAGACCGAGCGCGGTCTGCTCGTTCCCGTCATCAGGGATGCCGACCGCCTGTCGCTGGTAGGTATTGCAGAGCGCATCGAGGAACTGGCACAGAGTGCTCGCAAGAAGACGATCGGTGCGGATGATCTACAGGGCGGAACGTTTACCGTCAGCAATCCGGGAAGGCAGGGAAACCTCTACGGTTTTGCAGTGATCAATCAACCACAGGTTGGCATCTTGCGAATGGGTGAGATCCGCAAGACCCCGGTCGTCGTGGAACACGATGGCGCGGATACCATCGCGATTCGCCCCATGATGCACCTGGCTCTTTCCTATGATCACCGGGTTGTCGACGGAGTTACCGGGAACGGCTTCCTCTTCGCTGTCGGGCGCTACCTGGAAGCCGCCGAATTCGAGGTTTAG
- the ispH gene encoding 4-hydroxy-3-methylbut-2-enyl diphosphate reductase produces MSDASQNLLLASPRGFCAGVDRAIEIVELALKVYGKPVYVRHEIVHNRHVVEALREKGAVFTEDLAGIPEGSLVIFSAHGIAPHVREEAKARGLRTLDATCPLVTKVHVEARHYARDGCDIVLVGHRGHVEVEGTLGHAPDRMHLVETIEDIERLEVEDPDRLAVLTQTTLSLDDTREILEALRRRFPNIRLPSKDDICYATQNRQNAVKELAARAERVIVVGAPISSNSNRLVEVAQAHGAKARLVESDEAIDPNWITPGTKVGVSAGASTPEFLVTEVIEKLQTLGCGEVERLALVEEDVSFNLPPELKRELRNAASK; encoded by the coding sequence ATGAGCGATGCATCCCAGAACCTTTTGCTCGCGAGCCCACGCGGCTTCTGCGCCGGCGTCGATCGCGCGATCGAAATCGTCGAACTCGCGCTGAAGGTCTACGGCAAACCGGTCTACGTGCGACACGAGATCGTGCACAACCGACACGTCGTGGAGGCCCTGCGCGAAAAGGGGGCCGTCTTCACGGAAGATCTCGCCGGGATTCCCGAGGGCAGCCTGGTGATCTTCAGCGCTCACGGAATCGCGCCCCACGTGCGCGAAGAAGCGAAGGCTCGCGGTCTGCGCACGCTCGATGCCACCTGTCCACTCGTGACGAAAGTGCACGTCGAAGCCCGGCACTATGCGCGCGATGGCTGCGACATCGTCCTGGTCGGGCATCGAGGACACGTCGAAGTGGAAGGCACGCTCGGCCACGCGCCCGATCGCATGCATCTGGTCGAAACAATCGAGGATATCGAGCGACTCGAAGTAGAGGATCCCGACCGGCTTGCAGTGCTGACGCAGACCACGCTCTCCCTGGACGATACGCGCGAGATCCTCGAGGCCCTGCGACGGCGTTTCCCGAACATCCGACTGCCTAGCAAGGACGACATCTGCTACGCCACGCAAAACCGCCAGAACGCCGTCAAGGAACTGGCCGCGCGCGCGGAACGAGTCATCGTCGTGGGCGCCCCGATCTCGAGCAACTCGAATCGCCTGGTCGAGGTAGCACAGGCCCACGGCGCCAAGGCGCGACTCGTCGAGTCGGACGAAGCGATCGATCCGAACTGGATCACTCCTGGGACGAAGGTTGGAGTTTCGGCAGGTGCGTCGACTCCCGAGTTCCTCGTAACCGAGGTGATCGAAAAGCTGCAGACCCTCGGTTGTGGCGAGGTAGAAAGACTCGCCTTGGTCGAAGAGGACGTGAGCTTCAACCTTCCCCCTGAACTCAAACGCGAACTTCGGAACGCAGCGTCAAAATAG
- a CDS encoding CDP-diacylglycerol O-phosphatidyltransferase: MGLIAAWLVHLYTASSAVFGVWALVAAGAGEFRLSMYMMMLTLVIDSTDGALARAVDVRGRIPWFDGRRLDDICDYFTYVTVPAYFMICADLLPHPAWVSIPVIASGYGFCQDQAKTDDHFFVGFPSYWNVLAMYLYVMDVTPLSGLILVLVLSATVFVPIKYIYPSRTRILRPLSLLVLASWVLVFSWLAVVPDPDPDWVLWSLYAPVYYIGLSLLLNIPAIRSSLEST; the protein is encoded by the coding sequence GTGGGTTTGATCGCTGCATGGCTGGTTCATCTGTACACAGCGTCCTCCGCCGTATTCGGCGTGTGGGCGCTGGTCGCCGCAGGCGCGGGCGAGTTCCGCCTCTCCATGTACATGATGATGCTGACCCTGGTCATCGACTCGACTGATGGTGCCCTGGCCCGGGCCGTCGACGTACGCGGTCGCATCCCCTGGTTCGACGGTCGTCGACTGGACGATATCTGCGATTACTTCACTTACGTAACCGTACCGGCCTACTTCATGATCTGCGCCGACCTTCTGCCCCATCCCGCCTGGGTTTCGATTCCCGTAATCGCCTCTGGCTACGGATTCTGCCAGGATCAGGCCAAGACGGACGACCACTTCTTCGTCGGCTTTCCTTCCTACTGGAACGTATTGGCCATGTATCTGTACGTGATGGACGTGACTCCGCTCAGTGGACTCATCCTGGTACTGGTGCTCTCGGCGACCGTCTTCGTCCCCATCAAATACATCTACCCGAGCCGCACCCGGATCCTCAGACCCTTGAGCCTGCTCGTGCTGGCCTCGTGGGTGCTGGTCTTCTCCTGGTTGGCGGTCGTGCCCGATCCCGATCCGGACTGGGTGCTCTGGAGCCTGTACGCCCCCGTCTACTACATCGGTCTTTCTCTCCTGCTCAATATTCCGGCGATCCGCAGCTCGCTGGAATCTACCTAG
- a CDS encoding CoA transferase — MAEPETDPTAPLAGVRVIDLTRVVAGPVCGRVLADLGADVIKIEPPDGDIARVIAPKSDRGMSGLYTLGNLGKRNLCVDLRAPGATELLLDLIERADVVLENFRPAVMERLGLDWDVIHQRNPRAILLSINGYGSQSKWKNEPAYAPMMHAVAGVLHWEAQTTELPVAQMADNKADMSAGLHGAIAVLAALFRTQTNGVGEHLEVPMFDALLASYSETAYALLPTPEAREECRLFDAGPYGWIAIAGTPQNAWRIFREATSVVDPAKSATDVPTKARLRHAAMESWMVEQENVEAILEILGESGLVAARVQSLTSALHGPIARERELLFEVDDRRGGVRPVVRAPYWFSGKTGPLRRPAPRCGEHNEEVLRQVLDFDDERIAGLRSSGVLVDSPDETTSEPAAE, encoded by the coding sequence ATGGCTGAGCCGGAAACCGACCCCACCGCGCCGCTCGCCGGTGTGCGAGTGATCGACCTGACACGTGTCGTCGCGGGACCCGTATGCGGTCGCGTGCTGGCCGATCTGGGCGCGGACGTGATCAAGATCGAACCACCCGATGGTGATATTGCCCGGGTAATCGCACCCAAGAGCGATCGCGGCATGAGCGGGCTCTACACGCTCGGGAATCTCGGCAAGCGCAACCTGTGCGTCGATCTTCGCGCACCAGGCGCAACGGAACTCCTGCTCGATCTGATCGAACGAGCAGATGTGGTACTCGAGAACTTCCGCCCGGCGGTCATGGAACGACTGGGTCTGGACTGGGACGTGATCCACCAGCGCAACCCGCGCGCGATCCTGTTGTCGATCAACGGTTACGGCTCGCAATCGAAATGGAAAAACGAGCCCGCCTACGCCCCCATGATGCACGCGGTCGCCGGCGTGCTGCATTGGGAGGCTCAGACGACGGAGTTGCCTGTCGCCCAGATGGCGGACAACAAGGCAGACATGTCCGCAGGGCTTCACGGAGCGATCGCAGTGCTCGCGGCGTTGTTCCGCACCCAGACAAATGGCGTGGGAGAGCACCTCGAAGTACCGATGTTCGACGCGCTTCTGGCCAGTTACAGCGAGACCGCCTACGCCTTGCTCCCGACCCCGGAGGCGCGCGAAGAATGCCGTCTTTTCGACGCGGGTCCCTACGGCTGGATCGCGATCGCCGGTACCCCGCAGAATGCCTGGCGGATCTTCAGGGAAGCGACCTCCGTCGTCGACCCGGCGAAGTCCGCGACAGACGTGCCGACCAAGGCGCGCCTCAGACACGCCGCCATGGAAAGCTGGATGGTGGAGCAAGAGAACGTCGAGGCAATCCTGGAGATACTGGGAGAGAGTGGCCTGGTGGCCGCACGGGTTCAATCTCTGACCTCCGCGCTACACGGACCGATCGCTCGGGAGCGAGAACTGCTCTTCGAGGTCGACGATCGGCGCGGCGGTGTGCGTCCGGTGGTGCGCGCACCGTACTGGTTCTCGGGAAAAACCGGACCGCTGCGACGTCCAGCTCCAAGATGTGGCGAACATAACGAAGAAGTCCTGCGCCAGGTACTGGACTTCGATGACGAGCGCATCGCCGGATTGCGCTCGTCAGGTGTACTGGTCGATTCACCGGACGAGACGACGAGCGAACCGGCAGCCGAATAG
- a CDS encoding tetratricopeptide repeat protein, translating to MNRIGGIVGYSLTLALLAFTLRLVHLIEVSQTPFFEVPIGDGLSYYRWAVEIASGNWLGDQTFYQAPFYPYFLALLRAFFGESFWVPRLAQIALGAASCGLLAFAGARLISTRVGVLAGASLALYAPAIYYDGLLQKASLGLFFSSALLFFVARVRTRAEPGWILGMGMLLGCFALTRENALILVPWVALWLWLGFGDSSRVRQLRWPGWLLLGISLVLVPVGLRNQAVGGRFLITTSQAGPNFYIGNGPQATGRYVPLVPRRGSPRFERDDARTLAETQLDRPLDPAAVSSFWLGRSLEHIAEHPLDWLRLMNYKAYLFWHANEGVDTDSFEAYREVSKSLDVLALVFHFGWLAPFGLFGLWTTRMRWRELWPVYGILAGLAASVVVFYVLGRYRAPIVPPLLLFSSAGVFALVDAGRRADWRVLATGIVIVGLGAGLAHGPEDRGTDARAITYFALGLGLFERGRYPEAVDALEQTLDWAPDFSEARRLLGRTHQASGDLEESERELRAALERDPHRPDLHSALGATLALRGDADAARAAYERALGLEAGNSVALQGLARLRFEAGQIAEAIPLFERAVAARPDDPDFLSNLAVAHAAAGAYTEAIEVFERALRIDRNHLGAILNRAATLERAGRGEEALSAYQRLLASDAGSQLSPALLDQIASAIARLERVPAP from the coding sequence GTGAATCGGATAGGGGGAATCGTCGGATACTCGCTCACGCTGGCATTGCTCGCGTTCACTCTGCGGCTGGTCCATCTGATCGAAGTCTCGCAGACGCCGTTTTTCGAGGTACCGATCGGGGACGGCCTCAGCTACTACCGGTGGGCCGTCGAAATCGCCTCGGGCAACTGGCTCGGTGACCAGACGTTTTATCAGGCTCCGTTCTACCCGTATTTCCTGGCGCTCCTGCGTGCCTTTTTCGGGGAGAGTTTCTGGGTTCCGCGACTCGCACAGATCGCACTGGGTGCGGCCTCGTGCGGGTTGCTCGCGTTCGCCGGGGCGCGCCTGATCTCGACGCGGGTTGGTGTTCTGGCGGGTGCGTCGTTGGCCCTTTACGCGCCGGCGATCTATTACGACGGACTTCTGCAGAAAGCCTCTCTAGGACTCTTTTTCAGCAGCGCGCTCTTGTTCTTCGTCGCACGGGTGCGTACGCGTGCGGAACCTGGCTGGATACTGGGGATGGGAATGCTCCTGGGCTGTTTCGCGCTGACGCGTGAGAACGCGCTGATCCTGGTCCCCTGGGTCGCACTCTGGCTGTGGCTCGGTTTCGGCGATTCGAGCCGGGTCCGCCAGCTTCGCTGGCCGGGCTGGTTGTTGCTCGGGATCAGTCTTGTGCTGGTGCCGGTGGGCCTGCGCAATCAGGCCGTCGGTGGGCGCTTCTTGATTACCACCTCGCAGGCTGGTCCGAATTTCTACATCGGCAATGGCCCGCAGGCGACGGGCCGTTACGTGCCCCTGGTTCCGCGTCGCGGAAGTCCGCGCTTCGAACGCGACGATGCGCGCACACTGGCAGAAACGCAGCTCGATCGCCCGCTGGACCCGGCTGCAGTGTCCTCGTTCTGGTTGGGTCGCTCTCTGGAACACATCGCTGAACACCCGCTCGACTGGTTACGGCTCATGAACTACAAGGCGTACCTGTTCTGGCACGCGAATGAGGGCGTCGATACCGATAGCTTCGAGGCGTATCGCGAGGTGTCGAAATCCCTCGATGTACTCGCTCTGGTGTTCCACTTCGGCTGGTTGGCGCCGTTTGGCTTGTTCGGTCTCTGGACGACTCGAATGCGCTGGCGCGAGCTCTGGCCCGTCTACGGAATTCTCGCAGGTCTCGCGGCGAGCGTCGTCGTTTTCTATGTGCTGGGTCGTTATCGCGCACCGATCGTTCCGCCGCTGCTCCTTTTCTCTTCTGCGGGAGTGTTTGCTCTGGTCGATGCCGGGCGCCGCGCCGACTGGCGAGTTCTGGCGACGGGTATCGTGATCGTGGGTCTCGGTGCAGGTCTGGCCCATGGGCCAGAGGACCGGGGCACCGATGCGCGTGCGATCACCTACTTTGCACTCGGCCTGGGCCTTTTCGAGCGCGGTCGTTATCCGGAAGCCGTCGACGCCCTGGAGCAGACTCTGGACTGGGCACCCGATTTCTCGGAGGCCCGGCGCCTTTTGGGTCGCACACACCAGGCTTCGGGGGATCTGGAAGAGTCAGAACGCGAATTGCGGGCCGCGCTCGAGCGTGATCCGCACCGGCCCGATTTGCACTCGGCGCTGGGCGCAACGCTGGCACTCCGGGGCGACGCTGATGCGGCACGTGCGGCGTACGAGCGCGCACTGGGGTTGGAGGCGGGAAACTCCGTCGCGTTACAAGGTCTGGCGAGGCTCAGGTTCGAAGCGGGGCAGATCGCTGAAGCGATTCCGCTCTTTGAACGCGCGGTCGCGGCGCGCCCCGATGATCCGGACTTCCTGTCGAATCTGGCCGTCGCGCACGCGGCCGCAGGCGCCTATACGGAGGCGATTGAGGTGTTCGAACGTGCACTGAGGATCGATCGCAACCATCTCGGCGCAATCCTGAATCGGGCTGCGACACTGGAAAGGGCGGGTCGTGGGGAGGAAGCGCTTTCGGCCTATCAACGTCTTCTGGCCAGTGACGCGGGTTCCCAGTTGAGTCCAGCGTTGCTGGATCAGATCGCTAGCGCGATCGCGCGTCTGGAGCGCGTTCCCGCTCCTTAG
- a CDS encoding alpha/beta fold hydrolase, which yields MQRIDLDSHQIDVEWFGKPSPGPVFVCLHGLVDSREIWKPLAAYLSKRGRVLLVDQRAHGTSTAPPGRFTRDDLANDVVAVMDQLEIDRCVLIGHSMGGMVSLAAALNTPRLVTGLALLGTAPHCSERTAQWYERIASAGEEHGIAGLRDLGHWAHVEAPKAVFELIDTWIAESGLA from the coding sequence ATGCAGCGAATCGACCTGGACAGCCACCAAATCGATGTCGAATGGTTCGGCAAGCCGAGCCCGGGGCCGGTCTTCGTCTGCTTGCACGGACTCGTCGATTCCCGAGAGATCTGGAAACCACTCGCAGCTTATCTCTCGAAACGCGGCCGGGTCCTTCTGGTCGACCAGCGCGCCCATGGCACGTCGACAGCACCACCAGGCCGTTTCACCCGCGACGATCTTGCGAATGATGTAGTTGCGGTGATGGATCAGCTGGAAATCGACCGTTGTGTGCTCATCGGACATTCGATGGGCGGTATGGTCTCGTTGGCGGCTGCGCTGAATACGCCCCGTCTTGTGACCGGCCTCGCGCTGCTCGGCACCGCACCGCATTGCAGCGAGCGCACTGCGCAATGGTACGAACGAATCGCGAGCGCAGGTGAAGAGCACGGAATCGCGGGACTGCGCGACCTCGGGCACTGGGCACACGTCGAAGCTCCGAAGGCAGTCTTCGAGCTAATCGACACGTGGATCGCGGAATCCGGGCTGGCCTGA
- the galE gene encoding UDP-glucose 4-epimerase GalE, protein MRLLVTGGAGYVGGFSARRLLAAGHEVTVIDDLSEGHRGAVPEDVLEIMNLADTAGVTRILSERRIEGVLHFAASTYVGVSVEDPRRYYRNNVANSLSLLEAMLDAQVHRIVFSSTCATYGETASMPLDEGAPLNPGSPYAFSKMMIEQMIRDFSRAYGLRFALLRYFNAAGGASDGSHGEDHRPETHLIPLILQILLGKRDRLMVFGDDYSTPDGTCIRDYVHVEDLAGAHELAIEKTATGEPGGEAFNMGTGQGHSVLEVIRSVERVTGRKVPYEVKARRPGDTARLVASSEKAHRQLGWQLAYPELDQVVESAWEWHRQHLEGYGD, encoded by the coding sequence ATGAGACTACTGGTCACAGGCGGCGCCGGATACGTTGGAGGCTTCAGCGCACGGCGCCTGCTCGCTGCCGGACACGAAGTGACAGTGATCGACGACTTGAGCGAGGGTCACCGCGGAGCGGTTCCGGAAGACGTACTCGAGATCATGAACCTCGCAGATACAGCCGGTGTAACCAGAATCCTGTCCGAGCGACGCATTGAAGGCGTACTCCATTTCGCGGCTTCGACGTACGTGGGTGTCTCGGTCGAGGACCCGCGCCGGTATTACCGGAACAACGTGGCCAACTCGCTCTCCCTACTCGAAGCGATGCTCGATGCACAGGTTCATCGGATCGTGTTTTCGAGCACCTGCGCGACGTACGGCGAGACCGCGTCCATGCCGCTCGATGAGGGCGCGCCGCTGAACCCGGGAAGCCCCTACGCATTCAGCAAGATGATGATCGAGCAGATGATCCGCGATTTCTCACGCGCCTACGGCCTGCGTTTCGCGCTACTTCGCTACTTCAATGCAGCGGGGGGGGCCAGCGATGGTTCACATGGTGAAGACCATCGCCCGGAGACGCACCTGATCCCGCTGATCCTGCAGATCTTGTTGGGCAAACGCGATCGGCTGATGGTTTTCGGCGACGATTATTCCACACCGGACGGCACCTGCATCCGCGATTACGTGCACGTCGAGGACCTGGCAGGAGCCCACGAACTCGCCATCGAAAAGACCGCGACGGGTGAACCCGGCGGAGAAGCCTTCAATATGGGGACCGGCCAAGGCCATTCGGTGCTCGAGGTGATCCGCTCCGTGGAACGCGTGACAGGGCGTAAAGTTCCCTACGAGGTGAAGGCGAGGCGTCCAGGCGATACAGCGCGACTGGTTGCGAGTTCCGAAAAAGCGCACCGACAGCTCGGTTGGCAACTGGCCTATCCCGAACTCGATCAGGTGGTCGAGAGCGCGTGGGAATGGCACCGGCAACATCTCGAGGGTTACGGGGATTAG
- a CDS encoding alpha/beta hydrolase has product MIESSESDCELLRFHTRGGLELLADAWGSPQSTPVILAHGGGQTRHAWGGTARALAAAGWYAISIDQRGHGDSDWASDGRYGFEDFAADIRDVAMSLTKKPAVVGASLGGIASLKAQCAGEGPCFSALVLVDIIPNVQRSGAERVLGFMAERMDEGFASLEEAADVIAAYLPHRPRPHSLDGLAKNLRRNSEGRYHWHWDPEFVRSRTQPNASDRFEQMDHLSGTARELQTPMLLVRGRMSELVSEEAAREFLREVPHAQYVDVSGAGHMVAGDRNDVFSEAVIGFLEEIRAHG; this is encoded by the coding sequence ATGATCGAATCGAGTGAATCCGACTGCGAACTGCTGCGTTTTCACACGCGCGGCGGCCTGGAACTGCTCGCCGATGCCTGGGGCTCGCCCCAGAGCACGCCCGTAATCCTGGCACACGGTGGCGGCCAGACACGCCACGCATGGGGCGGAACGGCGCGGGCACTTGCCGCGGCTGGCTGGTACGCGATCTCTATCGATCAGCGCGGCCACGGCGACAGTGATTGGGCATCGGACGGTCGTTACGGATTCGAAGACTTCGCCGCGGATATCCGCGACGTTGCAATGAGCCTGACGAAGAAGCCCGCAGTCGTGGGAGCCTCGCTGGGCGGCATCGCCTCCCTGAAAGCGCAGTGCGCCGGCGAGGGGCCCTGCTTTTCAGCTCTGGTGCTCGTCGACATCATCCCAAACGTACAACGCAGTGGAGCGGAACGCGTGCTCGGATTCATGGCGGAACGAATGGATGAGGGCTTTGCATCGCTCGAGGAGGCTGCAGACGTGATCGCCGCATATTTGCCGCATCGCCCGCGACCGCACAGCCTGGATGGCCTGGCAAAGAACCTGCGTCGCAATAGCGAGGGTCGCTACCACTGGCATTGGGATCCGGAATTCGTCCGCTCGCGCACGCAGCCGAATGCATCCGATCGCTTCGAACAGATGGATCATCTCTCCGGGACCGCCCGCGAACTACAAACTCCGATGCTGCTGGTACGCGGACGTATGAGCGAACTGGTGAGTGAAGAAGCGGCCCGGGAGTTTTTGCGCGAGGTACCCCACGCCCAGTACGTCGACGTGTCGGGTGCTGGCCATATGGTGGCGGGAGATCGCAACGACGTGTTCAGCGAAGCGGTGATCGGCTTCCTCGAAGAAATTCGCGCGCATGGCTGA